Proteins from one Bradyrhizobium roseum genomic window:
- the flhA gene encoding flagellar biosynthesis protein FlhA has translation MADMLTATLPPQRRLGADVFFAAGIVTMLTILFLPIPSILVDLGLAVSIALSALILMVALWIQRPLDFSAFPTVLLIATILRLALNIATTRLILSRGGEGEHAAGYVVAGFSKFVMGGDFVIGLIIFAILVTVNFVVITKGATRIAEVGARFTLDAIPGKQMAIDADLSAGLIDDKEAQRRRRELEEESAFFGAMDGASKFVRGDAVAGLIITAINIFGGIIIGVTHHGLTLGRAADVYTKLSVGDGLVTQMPALIVSLSAGLLVSKGGTRGSAEQAVLRQLGGYPRAVSAAALMMFVLALMPGLPFLPFALLGGVMAFVGYSLPKRRAAELRKEEASRADERAEADAKETVRDSLKTSEIELSLGSQLSVHLLGSRNELAHRVSKIRKKFAKQYGFVIPEIKLTDNLSIDPKGYQIRIHDTRVAHGQLRLGEVLVLVDQDGKPDVPGDEVIEPAFGMKALWVTEAFTEEVKRQGCKPVDNLSVLLTHLSEVIRANLAQLLSYKDMRALLERLDPEYRRLVDDLCPSQISYSGLLAILKILLAERVSIRNLHLILEAIAEIAPHVRRSEQVAEHVRMRLAQQICGDLSDNGVLNVVRLGNRWDLAFHQNLKRDAKGDVVEFDADPRLIEQFATEASAAVRKFTEAGTSVVLAVTPEARPYVRMILERVFPTLPILSHVEVARSAEIRSLGAVS, from the coding sequence ATGGCCGATATGCTCACTGCTACCCTTCCGCCCCAGCGACGCCTCGGCGCGGACGTGTTCTTTGCGGCCGGCATCGTGACCATGCTCACGATCCTGTTTCTGCCGATCCCGTCAATCCTGGTCGACCTTGGCCTTGCGGTTTCGATCGCGCTGTCGGCCCTCATCCTGATGGTCGCGCTGTGGATCCAGCGTCCGCTCGATTTCTCGGCTTTTCCGACCGTGCTGCTGATTGCGACGATCCTCCGGCTCGCCCTGAACATCGCCACCACCCGCCTGATCCTGTCGCGCGGCGGCGAGGGCGAACACGCTGCCGGCTATGTCGTTGCGGGCTTTTCCAAGTTCGTCATGGGTGGCGATTTCGTCATCGGCCTGATCATCTTTGCGATCCTGGTCACGGTGAATTTCGTCGTGATCACCAAGGGCGCGACCCGCATCGCCGAGGTCGGCGCCCGCTTCACGCTGGACGCGATCCCCGGCAAGCAGATGGCGATCGATGCGGATCTCTCCGCGGGCCTGATCGACGACAAGGAAGCCCAGCGCAGGCGCCGCGAGCTCGAGGAAGAGAGTGCGTTCTTCGGTGCGATGGACGGTGCCTCGAAATTTGTGCGCGGCGACGCCGTCGCCGGCCTGATCATCACGGCGATCAACATCTTTGGCGGCATCATCATCGGTGTGACGCATCATGGCCTGACGCTCGGCCGGGCCGCCGACGTCTATACCAAATTGTCAGTGGGCGACGGCCTTGTGACGCAGATGCCGGCGCTGATCGTGTCGCTTTCGGCCGGTCTGCTGGTTTCAAAAGGCGGAACCAGGGGGTCGGCGGAGCAGGCGGTGCTGCGCCAACTCGGCGGCTATCCCCGCGCGGTGTCGGCGGCGGCCCTGATGATGTTCGTCCTGGCGCTGATGCCCGGGCTGCCGTTCCTGCCGTTCGCGCTGCTCGGCGGGGTCATGGCATTCGTAGGCTACTCGCTGCCGAAACGACGGGCGGCCGAGCTGCGCAAGGAGGAGGCCAGCAGGGCAGACGAGCGGGCCGAGGCCGACGCCAAGGAAACGGTCCGGGATTCGCTCAAGACCTCGGAGATCGAGCTCTCGCTCGGAAGCCAGCTTTCGGTTCATCTACTGGGCTCCCGCAACGAGCTTGCCCATCGGGTGAGCAAGATCCGCAAGAAATTCGCCAAGCAGTACGGCTTCGTGATTCCGGAGATCAAGCTCACCGACAATCTGTCGATCGATCCCAAGGGATACCAGATCCGGATTCATGACACGCGGGTGGCCCATGGCCAGCTCCGGCTCGGCGAGGTGCTCGTGCTCGTGGACCAGGATGGAAAGCCTGATGTGCCCGGTGACGAGGTGATCGAGCCGGCGTTCGGCATGAAGGCGCTGTGGGTGACGGAGGCCTTCACGGAAGAAGTCAAGCGACAGGGCTGCAAGCCGGTCGACAATCTGTCGGTGTTGCTCACGCATCTGAGTGAGGTGATCCGGGCAAACCTCGCCCAGCTCTTGTCCTACAAGGATATGCGTGCGCTGCTGGAGCGGCTCGATCCCGAATACAGGCGTCTGGTCGACGATCTCTGTCCGTCGCAGATCTCGTATTCGGGGTTGCTCGCGATCCTGAAGATTCTGCTGGCCGAGCGCGTGTCGATCAGGAATCTTCATCTGATTCTCGAGGCGATTGCCGAGATCGCGCCGCATGTCCGGCGCTCGGAGCAGGTCGCCGAGCATGTCCGGATGCGTCTCGCACAGCAGATCTGCGGCGATCTTTCCGACAATGGCGTGCTGAACGTCGTTCGCCTCGGCAATCGCTGGGACCTGGCGTTCCACCAGAACCTGAAGCGCGACGCCAAGGGCGACGTCGTCGAATTCGACGCGGACCCGCGGTTGATCGAGCAATTCGCGACCGAAGCCAGCGCCGCGGTTCGGAAGTTCACCGAAGCGGGAACCAGTGTCGTGCTGGCGGTGACCCCGGAAGCGCGGCCCTATGTCCGGATGATCCTGGAGCGGGTATTCCCGACCTTGCCGATCCTGTCGCATGTCGAGGTCGCGCGCAGTGCCGAGATCAGGTCGCTGGGGGCCGTCTCGTGA
- the fliQ gene encoding flagellar biosynthesis protein FliQ → MNERDALDMVQAAIWTIIVASGPAVGAAMLVGTVIALIQALTQIQEVTLTFVPKIIVILLVVAVSGSFIGAHLSTFTEMVYSRIERGF, encoded by the coding sequence ATGAACGAGAGGGACGCCCTCGATATGGTCCAGGCGGCGATCTGGACCATCATCGTCGCCTCCGGGCCTGCGGTCGGCGCCGCAATGCTCGTGGGTACCGTCATCGCCCTCATCCAGGCCTTGACCCAGATCCAGGAAGTGACGTTGACCTTCGTACCGAAGATCATCGTCATTCTCTTGGTCGTGGCTGTCTCCGGCTCGTTCATCGGCGCGCATCTCTCCACCTTCACCGAGATGGTCTATTCGCGGATCGAGCGCGGATTCTGA
- the flgD gene encoding flagellar hook assembly protein FlgD: MNVTSATDTARSSATSSTATTSTSTVDYNTFLQLLVAEMKNQDPTNPMDTSQYMSQFAQLSTVEQAMQTNAKLDALLSSQSLSQADGLIGKTVSFTDSTGASFSGKVVSISINSDGSIATLENGTKVAVGPGLTISQS, encoded by the coding sequence ATGAACGTTACCAGCGCAACCGATACGGCGAGATCTTCGGCGACCTCGTCCACGGCCACCACGTCGACGAGCACCGTCGACTACAACACGTTCCTGCAGCTCCTGGTGGCCGAAATGAAGAACCAGGATCCCACCAATCCGATGGACACTTCGCAATATATGAGCCAGTTCGCGCAGTTGTCGACGGTCGAGCAGGCGATGCAGACCAATGCGAAGCTCGATGCGCTGCTGTCTTCGCAGTCGCTGTCGCAAGCCGATGGGCTGATCGGAAAGACTGTCAGCTTCACCGACTCGACCGGGGCTAGCTTCAGCGGCAAGGTCGTTTCGATTTCGATCAATAGCGACGGCTCCATTGCGACGCTCGAAAACGGCACGAAGGTCGCGGTCGGGCCTGGCCTCACGATCAGCCAGTCATGA
- the flbT gene encoding flagellar biosynthesis repressor FlbT, with protein MKISLRAGELIYVNGAVLRVDRKVAIELVNDVMFLLEGQVMQAADATTALRQLYFIVQLMLMNPTDHQDADALYGQHHTALKAVCENQEMLEGLAAIDDLVGGKRYYEALKRIRALFPVEQAILSGAATNLPFEAA; from the coding sequence ATGAAGATATCGTTGCGGGCGGGAGAGCTCATCTACGTCAACGGGGCGGTGCTGCGTGTCGACCGAAAGGTCGCGATCGAACTCGTCAACGACGTGATGTTTCTTCTGGAAGGCCAGGTCATGCAGGCGGCCGACGCCACCACGGCGCTGCGGCAGCTCTATTTCATCGTTCAGCTCATGCTGATGAACCCGACGGACCATCAGGATGCAGACGCGCTTTACGGGCAGCATCACACCGCCCTGAAGGCGGTGTGCGAGAACCAGGAAATGCTCGAGGGCCTCGCGGCGATCGACGACCTGGTCGGGGGGAAGCGTTACTACGAGGCGCTGAAGCGGATCCGGGCATTGTTTCCGGTGGAGCAGGCGATCCTGTCCGGCGCCGCGACCAATCTTCCATTCGAGGCTGCCTGA
- the flaF gene encoding flagellar biosynthesis regulator FlaF — protein sequence MTWDAYETVVEDSGHEARARERQALSLGIDRLERLRQGSFSNEDLIESLLYIRRLWTILIEDLVHPENGFPDKLRADIISIGLWVVKEADRLRDQRSNDVTGLIEINRLIRDALQ from the coding sequence ATGACTTGGGATGCCTACGAGACCGTCGTTGAAGACAGTGGTCACGAAGCGCGGGCGCGCGAGCGGCAGGCCTTGAGTCTCGGTATCGATCGGCTGGAGCGGCTTCGCCAGGGCTCCTTCAGCAACGAGGATTTGATCGAAAGCCTGCTCTACATCCGGCGGCTATGGACCATCCTCATCGAGGACCTCGTGCATCCGGAAAACGGGTTTCCCGACAAGCTGCGCGCCGACATCATTTCGATCGGCCTGTGGGTCGTCAAGGAAGCCGACCGCTTGCGGGACCAGAGGTCGAATGACGTGACGGGCCTGATCGAAATCAACAGGCTGATCCGGGATGCGCTTCAATGA
- a CDS encoding flagellar hook-associated family protein, with protein sequence MMSANYISTLMLSSSLRYSITNNQSALSKASKEATTGRFADPGLQLGTSTGRDVGLRAEMSFMDQIVDTNELVAGRLDMTQNRITQLGTTAQEFLKNLIAARDADGGQQILLPSASANLQDLIGALNVSYNGSFLFAGLDTQNAPIANYTAGSTSKNAVDADFLATFGFAQSSANVSTITPAQMQNFLNTSFDAQFASPAWNANWSSAADQTLTSRISTTEVVDTSVSANQPGFRKLAAAYTMLSDLGNSSLSQATFQTVVDRAISLVSGAIYDLAVLGGSVGAVQQRVSAATDKLKIQHDILNQQVVAMEEVDPSEASVRVNALQNQIDTALALTARLQKISLINYL encoded by the coding sequence ATGATGAGCGCGAACTACATCTCGACCCTGATGCTGTCTTCGTCACTCCGGTATTCCATCACCAACAACCAGAGCGCGCTGAGCAAGGCGAGCAAGGAAGCGACCACCGGCCGGTTCGCCGATCCCGGTCTGCAGCTCGGCACATCGACGGGGCGAGACGTCGGGCTGCGCGCCGAGATGAGCTTCATGGACCAGATCGTGGACACCAATGAGCTCGTCGCCGGACGCCTGGATATGACCCAGAACCGGATCACCCAGCTCGGTACGACCGCCCAGGAGTTCCTCAAGAACCTGATCGCCGCGCGTGATGCCGACGGCGGTCAGCAAATACTTTTGCCGAGCGCCTCTGCCAATCTGCAGGATCTCATCGGCGCGCTCAACGTCTCCTACAACGGCTCGTTCCTGTTCGCTGGCCTCGATACGCAGAACGCGCCGATCGCGAACTACACCGCCGGCTCGACCAGCAAGAATGCGGTCGACGCGGACTTTCTGGCGACCTTCGGTTTCGCGCAGTCGTCGGCAAACGTAAGCACCATCACCCCTGCGCAGATGCAGAACTTCCTCAACACCAGCTTTGATGCCCAATTCGCCAGCCCGGCCTGGAACGCCAACTGGTCCTCGGCCGCCGACCAGACGCTGACCAGCCGCATTTCCACGACCGAAGTCGTCGACACGTCCGTCAGCGCCAACCAGCCGGGTTTCCGCAAGCTCGCCGCGGCCTACACGATGCTCTCCGATCTCGGCAATTCGAGTCTGAGCCAGGCCACCTTCCAGACCGTCGTGGACAGGGCTATCAGTCTCGTCAGCGGCGCCATCTATGACCTCGCCGTGCTCGGCGGCAGCGTCGGCGCTGTCCAGCAGCGGGTGTCCGCCGCCACGGACAAACTGAAGATCCAGCACGACATCCTCAACCAGCAGGTTGTCGCCATGGAGGAGGTCGATCCGTCCGAGGCGTCGGTCCGCGTCAATGCCCTGCAAAACCAGATCGATACGGCGCTCGCGCTCACGGCGCGGCTGCAGAAGATCAGCCTCATCAACTATCTCTGA
- the flgK gene encoding flagellar hook-associated protein FlgK, which yields MSLTAALGSARSSLMAAGIQSSVISRNIAGASELSYSRKIAVLENFPGNGVYVAAIQRAASAGLYTNVLTATSASTKQSVIYDGLQKIAAATVDDPELDQSPTAQLNVLKQALHQYATAPDNATLAQSAVAAAKDMAASLNQATTTVQSVREGADADMLTAVTNINRLLAQFDTVNTAVVKGTTTGEDVTDYLDQRDAIISKLSQEIGVSVSIRPNGDAALYTDSGVVLYDKSARNVSFAPTNAYTAGITGNAVYIDGVPVTGASSVMPLKSGKIAGLAELRDTATVTYQSQLDEIARGLIDAFREIDQSGAALPDVPGLFTYPGAPAMPAAATISVGLAGTITVAASVDPASGGNPNLLRDGAISGNVAYNYNTTGVAGFSARLQQLIDNMDAPQPFDAAAQGKPSGSVIDFASSSVSWIESRRKTADDSAQYQNTLLDRSNTALSNVNGVNMDDEMSLMLQVERTYSASSKIISAVDDMLNTLLAAVS from the coding sequence ATGTCCCTTACTGCCGCTCTCGGTTCTGCCCGCTCGTCCCTGATGGCGGCGGGCATCCAGTCGTCGGTCATCTCCCGCAATATCGCCGGCGCGAGCGAGCTGAGCTATTCGCGCAAGATCGCCGTATTGGAAAATTTCCCCGGCAACGGCGTCTACGTCGCGGCGATCCAGCGTGCCGCGAGCGCGGGCCTTTATACCAACGTGCTGACCGCCACATCTGCGTCCACCAAGCAGAGCGTGATCTATGACGGTCTCCAGAAGATCGCGGCTGCGACGGTGGACGACCCGGAGCTCGACCAGTCGCCGACCGCGCAGCTCAATGTGCTGAAGCAGGCGCTGCATCAATATGCGACAGCGCCCGACAATGCGACGCTGGCGCAGTCAGCCGTTGCAGCTGCAAAGGACATGGCGGCCTCGCTCAACCAGGCGACGACGACCGTGCAGTCGGTCCGCGAGGGCGCCGATGCCGACATGCTGACCGCGGTCACCAACATCAATCGGCTCCTCGCCCAATTCGACACGGTCAATACCGCGGTCGTAAAGGGGACGACCACCGGCGAGGACGTCACCGATTACCTCGACCAGCGCGACGCCATCATTTCGAAGCTGTCGCAGGAAATCGGCGTCTCGGTCTCGATCCGTCCCAACGGCGATGCGGCGCTTTACACCGACAGCGGCGTCGTCCTGTATGACAAGTCGGCGCGTAATGTTAGTTTTGCGCCGACCAATGCCTATACGGCCGGCATCACGGGCAATGCGGTCTATATCGACGGCGTGCCGGTCACCGGCGCGTCGTCCGTCATGCCGCTCAAATCGGGCAAGATCGCGGGTCTGGCCGAACTGCGCGACACGGCGACCGTCACATACCAGTCCCAGCTCGACGAGATCGCACGCGGCCTGATCGACGCCTTCCGGGAGATCGACCAGTCCGGCGCTGCGCTGCCGGATGTGCCAGGCCTCTTCACCTATCCCGGCGCGCCGGCGATGCCCGCGGCCGCAACCATTTCGGTCGGCCTCGCCGGCACGATCACGGTCGCCGCCTCGGTCGACCCGGCCTCGGGTGGAAACCCGAACCTGCTGCGAGATGGCGCGATCAGCGGCAACGTCGCCTACAATTACAACACCACCGGTGTGGCCGGCTTCTCGGCGCGACTGCAACAGCTCATCGACAACATGGACGCGCCGCAGCCGTTCGATGCGGCCGCGCAGGGCAAGCCGAGCGGCAGCGTGATCGATTTCGCCTCGTCGTCGGTCAGCTGGATCGAAAGCCGGCGCAAGACGGCTGACGATAGCGCCCAGTACCAGAATACGCTGCTCGACCGCAGCAATACCGCGCTCTCGAATGTCAACGGCGTCAACATGGACGACGAAATGTCGTTGATGCTGCAGGTCGAGCGTACCTATTCGGCGTCGTCGAAGATCATTTCGGCCGTCGACGACATGCTGAACACTCTGCTGGCGGCGGTGAGTTAA
- a CDS encoding flagellar hook protein FlgE codes for MSLYGVMRTGVSGMAAQSNKLSTVSDNIANVNTTGYKRASTEFSSLILKSGSGNYDSGAVETHVRYAITDPGHLSFTTSTTDLAVQGNGFFVVSDATGTQQFLTRAGSFVPDSQGNLVNAAGFYLMGYPGAVTGISSNSTAGMQIVNVNQAQLQAEPSTLGTVSGNLDPSAAIIAGPPGPASYSSKSSIVAYNNIGRPVTLDVYMSRTATAAGVDTWQVQVYDSAAGTPMAGGLGTFTFDTTAAGRGAMVGPPTSLTVNVPGGSAFTVDMADVTQVASSFSFKTTVDGNAPSSVEKVDIDDKGIVTAVLENGTMLPIYTIALADVPSPDNLKPEVGNVYSVSLDSGNLQIGSAGVGGFGTIASGALESSNVDLADELTSMIESQRGFTANSKSFQTGADLLDVVVNLKR; via the coding sequence ATGAGCCTTTACGGCGTGATGCGCACCGGTGTTTCGGGGATGGCCGCGCAGTCCAACAAGCTGTCGACGGTTTCGGACAACATCGCGAACGTCAACACCACCGGCTACAAGCGGGCTTCGACCGAATTCTCCTCGCTGATCCTGAAGAGCGGCTCAGGCAATTACGACTCCGGCGCGGTCGAAACCCATGTGCGCTACGCCATCACGGATCCGGGCCATCTATCGTTCACCACGTCGACGACGGACCTAGCCGTGCAGGGCAACGGCTTTTTCGTGGTCTCGGACGCCACGGGCACGCAGCAATTCCTCACGCGGGCCGGGTCGTTTGTGCCCGATAGCCAGGGCAATCTGGTCAATGCGGCCGGCTTCTATCTGATGGGTTACCCCGGCGCGGTGACCGGCATTTCCTCGAACAGCACGGCGGGGATGCAGATCGTCAACGTCAATCAGGCGCAGCTTCAGGCCGAGCCTTCGACGCTGGGGACCGTCAGCGGCAATCTCGATCCCAGTGCGGCCATCATCGCGGGGCCTCCCGGGCCGGCTTCCTACTCATCGAAAAGCTCGATCGTGGCCTATAACAATATCGGCAGGCCGGTGACGCTCGATGTCTATATGTCGAGGACGGCGACGGCAGCCGGCGTGGATACCTGGCAGGTCCAGGTTTATGATTCAGCAGCCGGAACCCCGATGGCTGGAGGTCTCGGCACCTTCACGTTCGATACGACCGCAGCCGGCAGGGGCGCCATGGTCGGGCCGCCCACATCGCTCACGGTCAACGTTCCCGGCGGCTCGGCGTTCACGGTCGACATGGCTGATGTGACGCAGGTTGCCTCGAGCTTCAGCTTCAAGACGACCGTCGACGGCAATGCGCCATCTTCCGTCGAGAAGGTGGATATCGATGACAAGGGTATCGTGACCGCGGTTCTCGAGAACGGGACGATGCTGCCGATCTACACGATCGCGCTGGCCGACGTCCCGAGCCCCGACAACCTCAAGCCGGAAGTCGGCAACGTCTATTCGGTGAGCCTGGACTCCGGAAACCTGCAGATTGGATCCGCCGGCGTCGGCGGCTTCGGAACCATTGCGTCCGGAGCGCTCGAGAGTTCGAATGTCGATCTTGCCGACGAGCTGACGTCAATGATCGAGTCGCAGCGCGGCTTCACCGCCAATTCCAAATCCTTCCAGACCGGCGCGGACCTGCTGGACGTTGTCGTCAACCTGAAGCGCTGA
- a CDS encoding transglycosylase SLT domain-containing protein, translating into MTRTWRRIIVAALFICSAAAEGRADHPRPCEREMARAAQLHGIPLGILYAVGLTETGRRGALHPYALGAEGQTVFAGNVDGALASFESMRHKGIKLIDLGCMQINHHYHGEKFSSVRAMFDPAKNVDYAARFLKELKQREGSWTMAVARYNAGPHNRPAQKRYICHIVGHLVSSGFGAWTDKARALCQPGTT; encoded by the coding sequence ATGACCAGGACGTGGCGCCGCATCATCGTCGCGGCGCTGTTTATCTGTAGCGCTGCCGCGGAGGGCAGGGCGGACCATCCGCGTCCTTGCGAGCGCGAGATGGCCCGCGCCGCGCAGCTTCATGGCATTCCGCTTGGTATCCTGTATGCGGTCGGCCTGACCGAGACCGGGCGACGGGGCGCGCTGCATCCCTATGCGCTTGGCGCCGAAGGCCAGACGGTATTTGCCGGGAATGTCGACGGCGCGCTGGCCAGCTTCGAGTCCATGAGACACAAGGGCATCAAGCTGATCGATCTCGGCTGCATGCAGATCAATCATCATTATCACGGCGAAAAATTCAGCTCGGTTCGGGCGATGTTCGATCCCGCGAAGAACGTCGATTACGCCGCGCGCTTTCTGAAAGAGTTGAAGCAGCGCGAGGGCAGCTGGACCATGGCGGTCGCCCGCTACAATGCGGGTCCTCACAATCGCCCGGCGCAGAAGCGCTACATCTGTCACATCGTCGGTCACCTCGTATCCTCAGGCTTCGGCGCCTGGACCGACAAGGCGCGCGCGTTGTGCCAGCCGGGAACGACATGA
- the fliK gene encoding flagellar hook-length control protein FliK, whose protein sequence is MPTARELPGTNAASAMKDVAETGSRPPAVVPQATVASQADAAPPRTMTAATSFEAVAANIERAAKGGGREALPEATKVTVVRQETHLPPVQPFSATAQVANAMVAELEGSSASQPSAASNLLSAQDNVADQPLKILTISLEPPALGNVTVRLRLVGAAVSVHLAADRKDTSQMLDQQRESIRELMQSAGYVADVAPVQHGALDGFQPGSPPSQPSLSGQQQQGTQDGSSASPGQPQDGAKQPRKEQQTNQETRHDQDVAPHHRRGAVYL, encoded by the coding sequence TTGCCGACCGCGCGCGAACTGCCGGGCACGAACGCGGCCAGCGCGATGAAAGATGTTGCCGAGACCGGAAGCCGCCCGCCGGCCGTGGTGCCGCAGGCGACGGTAGCGTCACAGGCCGATGCGGCGCCGCCACGGACGATGACCGCCGCGACCAGCTTCGAAGCCGTCGCTGCCAATATCGAGCGTGCCGCCAAAGGCGGAGGTCGCGAAGCGTTGCCCGAAGCGACCAAGGTCACCGTGGTCCGGCAGGAGACGCATCTTCCCCCTGTCCAGCCATTCTCCGCGACCGCGCAAGTCGCGAATGCCATGGTGGCGGAACTGGAGGGCTCCTCGGCCTCGCAACCGTCGGCCGCGTCCAATCTCCTTTCGGCCCAGGACAATGTCGCTGATCAGCCGCTGAAGATCCTGACCATCAGCCTGGAGCCGCCGGCGCTCGGCAACGTCACCGTAAGGCTTCGCCTTGTCGGCGCGGCCGTCTCCGTCCATCTGGCGGCGGACCGCAAGGATACCAGTCAGATGCTGGATCAGCAGCGGGAATCGATTCGCGAACTCATGCAGTCGGCGGGCTACGTCGCCGACGTCGCCCCGGTCCAGCATGGCGCGCTGGACGGATTTCAGCCCGGTTCGCCCCCGTCGCAGCCTTCGCTCTCCGGCCAGCAGCAGCAAGGCACACAAGACGGATCCAGTGCATCGCCAGGCCAACCGCAAGACGGGGCGAAGCAGCCCCGGAAAGAGCAGCAGACCAACCAGGAGACGCGTCATGACCAGGACGTGGCGCCGCATCATCGTCGCGGCGCTGTTTATCTGTAG
- a CDS encoding chemotaxis protein, with protein sequence MAATALAATPSPEPASGEPYQLVRSLQAVQDGIARGDAAAHRRHPALIRQIGEKLLAADPNVWSNPQNGQAVVIYLLSGGAPQIVRKLPRDRMSVDERLFNGALAYVEGRQDEAREILKDVKPRAVPSSMSGHIALVLGALLANSDAPAAIERLDEARLLLPGTLVEEAALRREIGLVGQAEDFDKFEFLTLVYVRHYGNSVYSGDFWQRFSSALTRSSLAFDERRFSRLSAMLEQLDRASRLKLYLGIARTALIRGRLAVARLAGEQALPLSGDGNTDGERARFFRAAARALTDDYEGGLAELKTVDKSKLPERDVPILNATLQIMFDIRKPTTGSVAENPPPTPARLDLSPSAALLARAQKQLAELDLLTKDRRP encoded by the coding sequence ATGGCGGCGACGGCACTTGCCGCGACGCCGTCCCCGGAGCCGGCCTCGGGCGAGCCGTATCAGCTGGTTCGGTCGTTGCAGGCAGTGCAGGACGGTATCGCGCGCGGCGACGCCGCAGCGCACCGCCGGCATCCGGCGTTGATCCGGCAGATCGGCGAGAAACTTCTTGCCGCTGATCCCAACGTGTGGAGCAACCCGCAGAATGGCCAGGCCGTCGTCATCTACTTGCTGAGCGGCGGAGCCCCGCAGATCGTGCGCAAGCTTCCGCGTGATCGGATGAGCGTCGACGAGCGGCTGTTCAATGGCGCGCTGGCCTATGTTGAAGGCCGCCAGGACGAAGCCCGGGAGATATTGAAGGACGTCAAGCCGCGCGCGGTGCCGTCGAGCATGAGCGGTCACATTGCGCTGGTGCTGGGGGCGCTGTTGGCCAATTCGGATGCGCCGGCCGCGATCGAGCGCCTGGATGAAGCCCGCCTGTTGCTGCCGGGCACGCTCGTCGAAGAGGCTGCTCTGCGACGCGAGATCGGGCTCGTCGGGCAGGCTGAAGACTTCGACAAGTTCGAATTTCTGACGCTGGTCTATGTCCGGCACTATGGCAACTCGGTCTATTCCGGCGATTTCTGGCAGCGCTTTTCGTCCGCCTTGACGCGTTCGAGCCTTGCATTTGACGAGCGCCGCTTCTCGCGGCTTTCGGCCATGCTGGAACAGCTCGATCGCGCGAGCCGCCTCAAACTCTATCTGGGGATCGCGCGAACGGCCCTGATCCGCGGTCGTCTTGCCGTGGCGCGGCTGGCGGGCGAGCAGGCGCTGCCGCTCAGTGGCGACGGAAATACGGACGGCGAGCGCGCACGCTTCTTCCGCGCTGCGGCGCGGGCGCTCACCGACGATTATGAAGGCGGCCTTGCCGAATTGAAGACCGTCGACAAATCGAAATTGCCGGAGCGGGACGTTCCGATCCTGAATGCGACCCTTCAGATCATGTTCGACATCCGCAAGCCGACCACGGGATCGGTAGCCGAAAATCCACCGCCCACACCGGCGCGTCTCGATCTTTCCCCGTCGGCAGCGCTGCTCGCACGCGCGCAGAAGCAACTCGCGGAGCTGGATCTCCTCACCAAGGATCGCCGTCCATGA